CCGCCCAGGTGCTTGCTGATGGCAAGGAACTCGGCTGGAACTGGGACAGGGTCAATGTCAATGGCGGTGCGATTGCTTTGGGGCACCCGATTGGCTGCTCCGGCGCAAGAATCCTTGTTACCCTTATCTATGCCCTCAAGGCGCGCAATCTGAAAAAGGGCTTAGCCGCCATCTGTTTGGGTGGTGGTGAAGCGACCGCAATGAGCATTGAAATGGTTTAGGGACTTTGGTCTTTGAAACAACAAGCGAGCAGGCAACCATCCTTTTGGGTGAAAGGCTGGCAAAATTTTTAAAACCAGGTGCGGTTGTTGCCTTTTACGGCGAACTGGGTTCAGGCAAGACCACAATGATTAAAGGGTTTGCGCGTGGTCTTGGTGTCAAGGACACGGTCAAAAGCCCATCCTTTGTCATCATCACCGAATACGAGGGCAAATTCCCGGTCTATCACATTGACCTTTACCGCATCCGCTCCCAGGAGGAGTTCATTGAGATTGGGCTTGACTCCTATCTGCGCGGTGATGGGGTCTGCCTGATTGAATGGGCAGAAAGGGCAGAAAACCTCCTGCCGGAAAATAGCATCCGGATTTACCTTGCGCTTGTGCCCGGAGGCAGAAGGATTGAAATCACAGGCTTACAACCTGACCTTATTCAGGAACTCAAGAAGCTCAGTTAAACCGCCTTCAAGGCTGAATGTTTGCTCTGGTGTAACCACTGTTGCCCTCCCCCCTTTCAGGCTCACCTCAAGAACTCCTTTTTGCCGGCAACGCAGCCGCACCAAAGCCATTTGGAAAAGATTTTCCACAACTGCTGGGTAAGAGCCAAACCGGTCCTTTAACTCCGCTCGCAGCTCCTCAAGCTCCTCTTCCCTTTCCACACCCAAAAGCCGCTTGTAGATGGCGATGCGCTGAAAGGAGTCGCCGATATACCCCTTGGGAATGAAGGCGCTGATTTCCAGTTTCAGTTTCGGCTCAATTGGTGCCTCCTCACCCTTGAGACGGACAATCGCCTCCTTCAGCATCTGGGTGTAAAGGTTAAACCCAACCCGGGCAATATGACCGTGCTGCTCGGTTCCCAAAAGATTGCCGACACCGCGGATCTCCATATCGCGCAGCGCCAGGCGATAGCCCGCACCCAATTGCGAATAAGCGAGAATTGCGGAAAGCCGCTTGCGTGCCTCAGCACTCATCCCCTTTCTGTCAGAGACCAGAAAGAGTGCGTAAGCCTGCTCCTGCGAGCGTCCAACCCGACCCCGCAACTGATGCAAATCCGCCAGCCCGAATCGCTCTGCCTGGCTGACAATAATGGTGTTGACATTGGGCAGGTCAATACCAGATTCCACTATTGCCGTTGACAAAAGCAACTGATACCTCCCCGCAGCAAAATCAAGATAGATTTCTGCCAGCCGCCGGCTTGCCACTCTTCCATGTGCAACCACCATCTCCACATCCGGCAGAATCCTCCGTAGCCGCCTTTCCATCTCGCCAAGACTCTTAATCTCATTGTGGACAAAAAAGACCTGACCCTTACGATTCAACTCCCGGTAAACATAACTCTGAATCAGACCATCATCCCATTCCGCAACCTCGGTCAGAATCTCTCTTCTGCCCGGTGGGGGGGTGTGAATTGCTGAAATGTCCTTGATACCGGCAAGTGCCATATAGAGCGTCCGGGGAATCGGGGTTGCACTCAAACTCAAGACATTGACATCTGCCCTGAGCCGGCGAATCTGCTCCTTCTGGCGCACACCGAATCGCTGCTCCTCATCAATGATTAACAGCCCTAAGTTTTTGAAAGCCACCTTGGGGCTCAATAGAACATGGGTGCCGATAACAATATCCACCGTTCCCGCACGCAGACCGGAGATGATTTCCTTTTGTCTTTCCAGAGAAACAAACCGTGACAGCATCTCCACCCGCAAAGGAAATCTCTCCAGCCGGCGTTGGAAATTGGTATAATGTTGATAACAGAGCACAGTCGTTGGCGCCAAAAGCGCCACCTGTTTGCAGTTTGTCGCCACCTGAAATGCCGCGCGCAGGGCAATCTCGGTCTTGCCAAAACCAACATCGCCACATATCAACCTATCCATCGGCACGCCCCGAATCAAATCCTCCTGCACCTCTCTAAGCGCCTGTAACTGATCCGGGGTCTCCTGATAAGGAAAAGACGCCTCCAGCTCGGCGAGCCACCGCGGCTCTGCCGGTAGCGGTTCCTGGCGCATGACTGCCCTGCGGGCATAGGTTTCAATCAACTCCTCGGCATATTCCGCGCTTGCCCGTGCCGCCTTTGCCTTTGCCCAGAGCCAGGACCTGCTACCCAAACGGTCAAGTTTTGGTGCCTCCTTGGTATCGCCGATATAACGGTCAATCAGCCCAAGGTTTTCCACCGGGACATAAACCCGGTCCTTTCCTGCATATTGCAGGACGAGATAATCCTTTTCCACCCCACTGTGCTCGAGCCGCTTTGTCCCGGCAAATACCCCGACCCCGTAATCAATGTGAACCACATAATCACCCGGACGCAGGGAGATGAGATTGTCAACCGGCACACCCTTGAACCTGCGCCGAGCCATACCGACAACCGGGGTTCCATAAATCTCCCTTTCAGTCAGCACCACCCACCTGCGAGTCTCGCTGACAAAACCACCACTGAGACCGCCAACAACATAATCCGGTTTCTCACCCAGCAAACTCTCCAAACGATGCCGGTGATGCTCGGATACCGCCACAACAGTATAATTTCGTTCCGACCCCTCAATCTCAGCGCGAAGTAATTTGAAGTTGCCCAGATAAGCCGGTGCGGGCTGGTAATCAAGGGTTATCTCTGGCTCATCACTGGTAAACTTGACAATGAAATTGCCATAGCCGCCATCACCCAAACCGATAAACACCGCCTCTTTTGGTAGGAGTTCTATCGCCGCCATCCCGGTTGACTCTGGTGGGCGCCGGCTAAATATCTTGACCTCGTTCACCACCTGCTTTGAACGCTGACTCAACGGTTCAAACTCCCGCAGCGAAACCACCGAATTGTCAAAAAACTCCACCCGCAGCGGCAGCTCCTTATCCTCTGGAAAAATGTCAACGATTCCCCCCCGGGTTGCATATTCACCGGCTTCGGTAACAAGGTCAACCCGCTCATAACCATTTTCTTCAAGCCAGGTTATCAACCGCTCCCTAAGCACCTCTTCCCCTGAGTGCAGCGATAACTGCGCCTGGTCACCTTGCCAGACTGGTGCTGGGGCTTCCAAATCCGACCTTGCGGCAACAATCACCACCGGTGAATTTTCCCTTGCCTTGAGACTCTCCCAGAAAGCCAAGGACTCCCGGGCAAACAAAAGGAAAGGAACCTCCGGGTAAAGCCCCCTGCCGTCTTGAAAGCAGACCTGCGCTTGGTTACCTTCGCCTGGAATTAAAACCACCAACCTCTTCAGACTTTTTGCCAGCCAGCCGGCAAGCAATGTCTGCACTGGTAGCGGCAGCGAATTAACAGTAACACTACCGCTGCACTTCAGGGCAGTTAAAAGGGAATCAAGGTTTTTATCAAGAACAAACTGCTGACAGATGACTTCCATAAAATTGAAGGGGGCTCCTGCCCCCTTCTTGATATTGACAGCTATTTCTTCTTTTTCTTTGCGGTCTTCTTAGCCGTCTTCTTTGCGGTTTTCTTAACACCGCGCTTCATGCATGCCATCGTGCCTCCTTTTCCTTACAACTTAATATAAGGTTTCCCAAGTCTTTTGTCAAGAAATAATTTTATCTTTTTTCATCACAGCCGCTATTATCTCCTTTTAATGCTGTTTATTAAATCGGCGACGAAACCATTTTCCTTCCGAGAAACAGGAACTCCTCGGCAAGTTTGGAATGCCAGAAACCCAACCGTATCCGTTGTCTGTGCCGGTGGCCGGTGCCGGGCAAGGTGCCCTCACCTGAACTTTTCTCTTTCAATCAGAGTCAATTTCAAACGCCAACCGGGTGCAAAATCCTGTCCCACGCTTAATTCAACCGGAAAACAGGGGCGGGTGGGGAGAGGGTGGAGGGGACGGGCGTACCCGATTTTTATCTTATTAATAAGTTATGGAAAAACCAAAACATAGTTCTGAAATTCCAGAGCGAAGGCTAAACACAGCCCAAGCCCTATTTTCCCCAGCAAAATAATTTATTCGTTGACACCGCCAAGGAATTGGTTATGATTTTTAACATAATTGATTAACTATCTCAGGAGGACACAAATGACTTACCTTCGCCGGTCAATTTTGACCATTGTTGCCCTGTGGAGCATAACCTGGGCACAAAGCGTGCCGCTGGATGCGCTTTTACGGGGCGGACGGATACATTATCAGGGGGGGCGTTATGAGCGGGCGCGCGAGCAGTTTCAGAAGGCGCTTGAGCAATACGGTACCACCGCTGATAACACCACCCTTGCCAATATCCATCTCTGGCTCGGAATGTGCGATGCCCAGTTGAATCAACTCTCGCCCGCAGCCGAGCACTTCCTCACTGCGCTTGAGCGCGACTCCACCATCGCCGCCGACATCCAGAAGGACGAGGAACAGAGCCACTGGGTCTGGACCGCCCTCATCGCCGCCAGCCGGGAAAACCTTAATGCCGGCAATCCCCAAAAGGCGGTTGCCTATGCCCGTGCTGCACTTCTGATTGACCCTGCCAAATCCCAGACCTACACCCTGATTGCCAACGCCTACAGCGCTCTGGGCAAATATGAAGACATGCTCAAGACGGCACAGGAGATGCTGGCGCTCAACACCGGTAGCGCCGAAGCATATTCGCTCATTGGACTCTACTTTTTGCAGAAGCCGGACAGCCTCTTCTCCAAAGAAGGGAGGCGCACCCGCTGGGACTCAACCAGATATTATTATCAAAAGGCGCTGGATATTTACCAGGCAAGGCTGGACAGCGCCCAAAAGGAGTTGACCAACCTTTTAAAAGAGAGCGATGCCGAAAGGGTGCGCGCCATCGCCAGCCAACTGGTGGAAAAGCAGCGCTATGCCCCGCCTGAGGACCTCAAGCGCTATATTGAAAAGGATTTGGGTCAGGCAAAGCAGCTAACCCAGATTGCCCAGGTGACATCCAAGATGTTTTATGCCTCAAACAACATCAATGTCACCGCTGCCCGGCTTGGCAGTGCGCTCCTGCGTGCCTCCGCAGAAACCAAGGGTGACACCTCCAACCAGTATCGGGACGCTGCGGAATCCTATTTCCTCCTGGCGCTCCAACACGACCCTTACGACTACACCACCCTCTTTAACCTCGGCATCAGCCAGTATCAGGCGAAAAAGGACAGCCTGGCAATGGTCTCATTCATTAAGGTGATTGAAAACACCGTTGTTCCGGTAAGCCGTCTCCCTGAACAGACGCGCAGCCTGCTCTTTTCTCAAGTATCTGCCGAAATCGTCCCCCAGGGCTATCTGGAAATCACCAGTCCGCTTGAAAAGACAATCGACAGCACCCTTTCCCGCCTTGGTTATAAAGGGGGTGGCTTTGTCTATCTCTACTTCCCGCAACTGCGGGAGCAAAAGGACTTCATTCCCTTGACACCGGCTGACACCGCGGGCATCTTTCTCAGCAATCAGCACCCCCTCCAGTTAGAGAATATCTATCTCTTGCTCGGGGTAAGTCAGACCGGCTTGGGTCTTGCTTTCATTGAGGGGAAAAGAAAGGAGGAAGGCAAGACCCTCTTAAAACAGGCAATTGCCAACCTGACGATAACGACAAAGATTAACCCAAACAATGCCGAAGCCTATCTCAACCTTGTCCACTGCTTTCGGGAAAGCGGGGATAAGGAAAAGGCGGCGTGGGCATACGAAATGTATAAAAAATTGAGCAAATGAACGAAAGGAAGCGAAAATGACGAAAGTTTTAACAGTTATCATCGTCATTTTAGCCGCGGTCCTGGTGGGCATCATCCTTTACCCGCAATTACAGGAGAACCGACCGCTCACCCTTAAATTCGCCTGCGACAGTTCGGCAATAAGCCTGCCTTTTCTCATTGCCGTTGATGACACCCTCTTTCAAAAGAACCGCATCATTCCAGAACTGGTTTACTACTCTGACCCGGAAAAGGCTCTTGCCGGACTCTTTGCCGGTGAAACCGACATCGGCGTATTCCCCTGGAGCACGGTCTTCAAATACTTAAATAACAACAAAGAGACGCTCAAGGTATTTCTGGCGGTTGAGTTCCGACCCGCCCTGCCGGTTGATGTGCTGGCAAAAGCAAAAAAGAGCAAAATCAAAACCATCTTGGACCTAAAAGGCAAAAGGATCGGCTATCCGCCAATAATGCGTGACTATCTCCCTTATCTCTTAACCGCTGCCGGCCTCAAAGTAACTGATGTCAAACTGACCGAGGCTTCACTCACCACTCTAACCGCCAAACTGAATGCCGGCGAACTTGATGCCGCCTGGCTTGTTGAACCGGCGGTGTGCCCATTAGATTTGGCGAAATTTGACACCATAAGTTCCATCACCACCCGCTACATTACCAGCCCCTTCCCCGCGTGTGCAATTGGCTTCAGCCCTGATTTTTTAAAAAAGACCAGCCGTGCCCAGCGCACCCGCCTAAAGATTGCCCTTGACATGGCGGTTGACCGCATTGACAGCAAACCTGAGGAGGCAAAATTGACTTTAGGGAATTACTTCCCTTATTGTCAAACTTCCTGCGGCTTCTGCCGTTTGCCCCAGTTCCAGCGCCTCGTTGAAATTAACCGACCCGCGGTTCAGCTCCTTGCCACCCGGTTGCTTAACAGTGGCATCATAACCGATACCATTGATACGAAAGGGCTGTTTGTGGAACCATCGCTAATGATGCGCTAATGTTTCCGGTCGTGCTATGCGGGGGGTTGGCGGTCCCCTGTAACCCGAAACCCGCCTATGCGGGGCTGAAAGGGACCCTGAGTTCGGTTTGGCGCGAGCCCAGTCTGAACCGGGTCCTGGTGATGAAGGTTGGGTCCGATGATGACGGTTGCCGTGAACCCCGCCAGGACCGGAAGGTAGCAACGGTAAGCGGTCTTATCGTCAGTCATCGGGGTGCCTGGCTGGAGCCAGAGCCCTTCAGACCCTCTCGCCAACTGCGCGAAGGTCCTGGCACGACCGGAATGAAGTTGTAAAATGGAGAGCCGCCAGGTCTTAACCCTGAAATACCGACCCCAAACATTCGCCGAACTCCTGATACAGGACCATGTCAAAAACACCCTCACCAAGGCGATTGAGCATAACCGGCTCGCCAACGCCTATATCTTTGCTGGTCCCAGGGGAGTAGGGAAAACCACCAGTGCCAGAATCCTTGCCAAAAGCCTCAACTGCCTTGCCTATCAAAAACCAACCACTACCCCGTGCAACAAATGCTCTGCATGTGTGGAAATCACCAATTCCCGCAGCCTTGATGTCTTAGAGATCGATGGTGCCTCCAACCGCGGGATTGACCAGGTGCGGGAACTAAGGGAAAACATCAAATATGCACCGGCAAGCCTGCGCTACAAGGTGTATATCATTGACGAGGTCCATATGCTCACCAAGGAGGCGTTCAATGCCCTCCTCAAGACGCTTGAGGAGCCACCACCCCATGCCAAATTCATCTTTGCCACCACCGCTCCTCACGAGGTTCCCCTCACCATTCTCTCCCGGTGCCAGCGGTTTGACTTTCGGAAGGCAACACCTGGAGAAATCGTCCAGCGTCTGCAATGGATCGCCGAAAAGGAAAACATCAAAATCAGCTCCGAGGCGTTAAGCGCTATTGCCCGGCGTGCGGATGGGGCAATTCGTGATGCCGAAGGGCTCTTAGACCTACTCTCCACCTACAGCCCTGAGGGAATTGAACTGTCCCATGTGGAAGAGCTACTCGGCATCGTACCCACAAACATCTTCTTTGAATACGCCGAGATGATTGCCGCTGGTAACCCCAAGCCGATGATTGAATTCATTGAAAATCTTTTTACCTCCGGTTACGACCTGATGGAGTTTTACGCGGGTGCTGTCAACCATTTCCGCAACCTCCTTTGGGCAAAACTTGGTATTACGAGTCCTGACTCCGCACTATTGCCCGAAGAGGTTGCCCGCCTTAATAACCAGGCACAACGCTTTACCTCCAAGCAGTTGATGAAAATAGTTGACCTCCTGAGCCGAAACGAGGAAAAAGCCAAAAACTCCCTTCTGCCCAAAATCCTTCTTGAGATCATCACCCTGGAACTTATGGAATTAGAGCCAAATAATCATTCGCAAGAACCTGTCTCCCCGCACGACAAGGTAACCAACCCCCCGCTGCCCGACCCACCACCAGCAAAAAATGATGAGGAAGCGAGCGCCATCTGGTCAAAAACCCTTAAGAAAATCCATACCTACCGCTCCTCTTTGGCAAAGGTGTTGAATTTTCTAACCCCTATATCCTGGAAAGACAATACCCTTACCATCGCCTTCGCACCTGAACACAAGGGAAACATCCACCATTTTGAAAGCCATCGGGAGAAAATTGAACGGTTCCTCTCAGAAGTAACCGGCATTACTGCCCGCATAGAGGTAGTAGTCCACCCCACCATCCCCCAAGTGGACAACATCAACACCAAGGTTAGAGAAATCTTTGGCGAGGTGGAGGAAAAATGAAGGATTCGCTTGGGCGCCTGGTTGATGTATTAACATCACTGCCGGGTATCGGGAGGAAATCGGCTCAGCGCATCGCCTTCCACCTCTTAAAAAATCCTGATAATGGTAAGGTATTAGTTGCTGCTGTTGAAAGTGCGATAAACCAGCTCCATCTCTGCCCGCTCTGCTTCAACTTCACCGAAGATGCCCTCTGCCCTATCTGCGCTGACAAAAAACGGGACCATTCAACTATATGTGTTGTTGAAGAGCCCCAAGATGTGTTCGTGCTCGAACAAACTGGCGAGCATCGCGGCACCTACCATGTCCTTGGCGGGGTCCTCTCGCCGCTTGATAATGTCGGACCCGAAAGCCTTCACATTAAAGAACTCGTTGAGCGTGTTCGCAGAGAAAAGATTGTCGAGATAATCGTGGCCACCAATCCGACAGTTGAGGGCGAGGCAACCGCAAATTACATCGCCCAACTTTTAAAACCGTTAGGTGTCAGGGTCAGCCGCATTGCCCGGGGCATACCTGTTGGTGGTGACTTGGAACTCGCGGATCGGGAAACCATCTCCCGGGCATTTGAGGGAAGGCGGGAACTTTAAGACTGATGGAAAAATTGTCGCATTATTTGACTTTTCCCAATATTTGGGTTATATTTTTATAAATAGGAGGACCCATGCAAATCAATATTACCGGTCGTCATTTTGAAATCACACCTCACCTCCGTGATTATGTAAACAAAAAAATGGAAAAACTTGCCAAATTTGACCATCAGATTTCCAAGGGAGAAATCATTCTTTTCCGTGACCGGGCATTTGATGTGGCTGAAGGCAAAGTCCACTCTGGCCACTTTGTTTTTGCTGCCAAAGGCCATGGCAACGATATGTATCAGGCGATAAACGATCTCGCCGACAAAATTACCATCCAGTTGGAACGACACCTTGAAAAAATTCGCGCCCGACGCCGCCACGCCGGGAGAGAAAAACCAAAGTTGTAATCATAACCTATATGGGTTCTGGTATTGAACAGCCCCCCTCTCTTCCCAAAAAGATAACGGTGGGCACGCTATTTGAGGAGAAAAAAGAGGAGTGGCAACTGGAATTGATTGCCGGTAAGGGGGGACTGGAAAACCATTATGTTGTTACCTCAGACATCAACCGACCCGGCATGGCGCTTGCCCGTTTCACCGGGGTTTTCCTCCGGGAACGCATCCAGATTGTTGGTAGTACTGAACTATCATACCTCAATACACTGTCAAAAGAGCAGTATGCTGATGCGGTCCGGACATTTCTTGAACTCAACCCGGTGGCAGTAATAATCACCAAGAACCTCCCTGTAGCTGAACCCTGGGTTACTGAGGCAAACCGAATCCAAGTGCCGGTTCTCCGGACCCCACTTGATACCACTTACTTTATCCATCGCTTGAGTGCTTTTCTTGACTATCGCCTTGCGCCCGAAACCTATATCCATGGTGACCTTGTGGATGTATTCGGTGTCGGTCTTTTGATAACTGGGGAATCTGGTATCGGGAAGAGCGAGTGCGCCCTTGACCTTGTTGACCGCGGTCATCGCCTTGTTGCCGATGACCTTGTCCGGGTCCTGCGCCGGGGAACTGGGATTCTTATGGGTTATTCGGCTGCAAAATCACCCGCACTTGCCCATCATATTGAAGTCCGGGGTGTGGGCATTGTTGACGTCTATAGCCTTTACGGTGTCAGAGCAATCAGAGTTCAGAAAAGAATCGAAGTGGAAGTAAGGTTAATCCCCTGGAAAAGCGGTGTGGAATGCGAGCGGGCGGGAATTGATGAACAGTTTTCTGAGATCCTAGGCGTCAAAATCCCCCTGGTGACCATCCCGGTTGTCCCGGGCAAAAACCTCGCCCTCGTTCATGAGGTGATTGCCAAGAATCACATCCTCAAAGTATTCGGCTACTATCCTGCCCAGCGCTTTAATGAGGAATTAATCCGGCTTATGGCCAGGTCTCCTATCGACCCCTATCTTACCGACGATCAAGAATAAATACCACTTTAAAGTTTTGCTGTTAATGAACGCCGCCACACCCTTTCCGCTTCCTCGATATTAAGTTTTACCACCTCAGCACCAGTTAAACCGGTAATCACCATTACCCCATCACTGTTGGTTTTGCCAATCACTCCGTAAGGAATACCCCTGAAATAACGCTCAAACCTTTTTGCCTGCGCCGGCGAGACCTCACACAAAAACCTGCTGTTGGACTCGCTAAATAAAAGCAACTCATCCCGAGGAAAATGATGGGCACCGGGAACCTTGCGCAGGTTTATCTTAAACCCGAAACCACCGGCAAAAGCCATCTCTGCAAGTGCCACTCCGAGCCCACCATCAGCGATGTCGTGACAGGCAAGAACCAAGCCATCGGTTATTGCCTTACCTAAGCAGCGCATAAGTTGGCGTGCCCGCCTGGCATCGACCTTAGGAACCCCTCTCCCCAATCCGCCATGAAGACGCATAAACTCACTCCCACCTAATTCCTCAAATGTCTCTCCTAAAATATAAATCAGAGAATCAGAACACTTGAAATCGGCGGTAACGGTTTTTGTACCGTCAGGAATCACACTAAGGGCTGAGATTAAGAGGGTTCCTGGAATCGGCAGCGTCTCGCCAGCCTCGGTCCGGAATTCATTATATAGTGAATCCTTGCCCGATATAAAAGGTACCCGATAAGCACGGGCAATATCATAGCAGGCTTCGGCCGCACGCACAAGTCCAGCCAGTTGTTCATCCTGGTCTGGGCTTCCCCAACAGAAGTTGTCTAAAATTGCCGTCCGCTCAATATCCCCCCCTACCGCCACAATATTGCGCAACGCCTCGTCTATCGCCGACGCTGCCATCCAGTAC
This DNA window, taken from candidate division WOR-3 bacterium, encodes the following:
- a CDS encoding acetyl-CoA C-acyltransferase, translated to AQVLADGKELGWNWDRVNVNGGAIALGHPIGCSGARILVTLIYALKARNLKKGLAAICLGGGEATAMSIEMV
- the tsaE gene encoding tRNA (adenosine(37)-N6)-threonylcarbamoyltransferase complex ATPase subunit type 1 TsaE — translated: MVFETTSEQATILLGERLAKFLKPGAVVAFYGELGSGKTTMIKGFARGLGVKDTVKSPSFVIITEYEGKFPVYHIDLYRIRSQEEFIEIGLDSYLRGDGVCLIEWAERAENLLPENSIRIYLALVPGGRRIEITGLQPDLIQELKKLS
- the mfd gene encoding transcription-repair coupling factor; its protein translation is MEVICQQFVLDKNLDSLLTALKCSGSVTVNSLPLPVQTLLAGWLAKSLKRLVVLIPGEGNQAQVCFQDGRGLYPEVPFLLFARESLAFWESLKARENSPVVIVAARSDLEAPAPVWQGDQAQLSLHSGEEVLRERLITWLEENGYERVDLVTEAGEYATRGGIVDIFPEDKELPLRVEFFDNSVVSLREFEPLSQRSKQVVNEVKIFSRRPPESTGMAAIELLPKEAVFIGLGDGGYGNFIVKFTSDEPEITLDYQPAPAYLGNFKLLRAEIEGSERNYTVVAVSEHHRHRLESLLGEKPDYVVGGLSGGFVSETRRWVVLTEREIYGTPVVGMARRRFKGVPVDNLISLRPGDYVVHIDYGVGVFAGTKRLEHSGVEKDYLVLQYAGKDRVYVPVENLGLIDRYIGDTKEAPKLDRLGSRSWLWAKAKAARASAEYAEELIETYARRAVMRQEPLPAEPRWLAELEASFPYQETPDQLQALREVQEDLIRGVPMDRLICGDVGFGKTEIALRAAFQVATNCKQVALLAPTTVLCYQHYTNFQRRLERFPLRVEMLSRFVSLERQKEIISGLRAGTVDIVIGTHVLLSPKVAFKNLGLLIIDEEQRFGVRQKEQIRRLRADVNVLSLSATPIPRTLYMALAGIKDISAIHTPPPGRREILTEVAEWDDGLIQSYVYRELNRKGQVFFVHNEIKSLGEMERRLRRILPDVEMVVAHGRVASRRLAEIYLDFAAGRYQLLLSTAIVESGIDLPNVNTIIVSQAERFGLADLHQLRGRVGRSQEQAYALFLVSDRKGMSAEARKRLSAILAYSQLGAGYRLALRDMEIRGVGNLLGTEQHGHIARVGFNLYTQMLKEAIVRLKGEEAPIEPKLKLEISAFIPKGYIGDSFQRIAIYKRLLGVEREEELEELRAELKDRFGSYPAVVENLFQMALVRLRCRQKGVLEVSLKGGRATVVTPEQTFSLEGGLTELLEFLNKVRL
- a CDS encoding tetratricopeptide repeat protein, encoding MTYLRRSILTIVALWSITWAQSVPLDALLRGGRIHYQGGRYERAREQFQKALEQYGTTADNTTLANIHLWLGMCDAQLNQLSPAAEHFLTALERDSTIAADIQKDEEQSHWVWTALIAASRENLNAGNPQKAVAYARAALLIDPAKSQTYTLIANAYSALGKYEDMLKTAQEMLALNTGSAEAYSLIGLYFLQKPDSLFSKEGRRTRWDSTRYYYQKALDIYQARLDSAQKELTNLLKESDAERVRAIASQLVEKQRYAPPEDLKRYIEKDLGQAKQLTQIAQVTSKMFYASNNINVTAARLGSALLRASAETKGDTSNQYRDAAESYFLLALQHDPYDYTTLFNLGISQYQAKKDSLAMVSFIKVIENTVVPVSRLPEQTRSLLFSQVSAEIVPQGYLEITSPLEKTIDSTLSRLGYKGGGFVYLYFPQLREQKDFIPLTPADTAGIFLSNQHPLQLENIYLLLGVSQTGLGLAFIEGKRKEEGKTLLKQAIANLTITTKINPNNAEAYLNLVHCFRESGDKEKAAWAYEMYKKLSK
- a CDS encoding ABC transporter substrate-binding protein, producing the protein MTKVLTVIIVILAAVLVGIILYPQLQENRPLTLKFACDSSAISLPFLIAVDDTLFQKNRIIPELVYYSDPEKALAGLFAGETDIGVFPWSTVFKYLNNNKETLKVFLAVEFRPALPVDVLAKAKKSKIKTILDLKGKRIGYPPIMRDYLPYLLTAAGLKVTDVKLTEASLTTLTAKLNAGELDAAWLVEPAVCPLDLAKFDTISSITTRYITSPFPACAIGFSPDFLKKTSRAQRTRLKIALDMAVDRIDSKPEEAKLTLGNYFPYCQTSCGFCRLPQFQRLVEINRPAVQLLATRLLNSGIITDTIDTKGLFVEPSLMMR
- the dnaX gene encoding DNA polymerase III subunit gamma/tau, which encodes MESRQVLTLKYRPQTFAELLIQDHVKNTLTKAIEHNRLANAYIFAGPRGVGKTTSARILAKSLNCLAYQKPTTTPCNKCSACVEITNSRSLDVLEIDGASNRGIDQVRELRENIKYAPASLRYKVYIIDEVHMLTKEAFNALLKTLEEPPPHAKFIFATTAPHEVPLTILSRCQRFDFRKATPGEIVQRLQWIAEKENIKISSEALSAIARRADGAIRDAEGLLDLLSTYSPEGIELSHVEELLGIVPTNIFFEYAEMIAAGNPKPMIEFIENLFTSGYDLMEFYAGAVNHFRNLLWAKLGITSPDSALLPEEVARLNNQAQRFTSKQLMKIVDLLSRNEEKAKNSLLPKILLEIITLELMELEPNNHSQEPVSPHDKVTNPPLPDPPPAKNDEEASAIWSKTLKKIHTYRSSLAKVLNFLTPISWKDNTLTIAFAPEHKGNIHHFESHREKIERFLSEVTGITARIEVVVHPTIPQVDNINTKVREIFGEVEEK
- the recR gene encoding recombination mediator RecR, with the protein product MKDSLGRLVDVLTSLPGIGRKSAQRIAFHLLKNPDNGKVLVAAVESAINQLHLCPLCFNFTEDALCPICADKKRDHSTICVVEEPQDVFVLEQTGEHRGTYHVLGGVLSPLDNVGPESLHIKELVERVRREKIVEIIVATNPTVEGEATANYIAQLLKPLGVRVSRIARGIPVGGDLELADRETISRAFEGRREL
- the raiA gene encoding ribosome-associated translation inhibitor RaiA; the protein is MQINITGRHFEITPHLRDYVNKKMEKLAKFDHQISKGEIILFRDRAFDVAEGKVHSGHFVFAAKGHGNDMYQAINDLADKITIQLERHLEKIRARRRHAGREKPKL
- the hprK gene encoding HPr(Ser) kinase/phosphatase, which produces MGTLFEEKKEEWQLELIAGKGGLENHYVVTSDINRPGMALARFTGVFLRERIQIVGSTELSYLNTLSKEQYADAVRTFLELNPVAVIITKNLPVAEPWVTEANRIQVPVLRTPLDTTYFIHRLSAFLDYRLAPETYIHGDLVDVFGVGLLITGESGIGKSECALDLVDRGHRLVADDLVRVLRRGTGILMGYSAAKSPALAHHIEVRGVGIVDVYSLYGVRAIRVQKRIEVEVRLIPWKSGVECERAGIDEQFSEILGVKIPLVTIPVVPGKNLALVHEVIAKNHILKVFGYYPAQRFNEELIRLMARSPIDPYLTDDQE